The following nucleotide sequence is from Chloracidobacterium validum.
AGCCAGACGAGCGCGGCCTCCTGACGTTGCTGTTCGCTGTAATAACCACGGCGCGCGTAGCCATTCGTGCTACCCATGAAGTAGTACCGGGCCGGCGACGAGGCACTCCCTTCCGCCATGGTGAGCCGATAGACCCGTACCGTGCCGTAGAGCGTCCCCGAAAGCTCCGCGATCAATGGCCACCGGCGCGTCTCGGCAACGTCGCGCAAGACCTGCGATTCGGGCGTGTCATCCGTGATGAGGACAACCGGTTCAGCCCCCCCGGCTGCCCAGTCCAGGAAGTTGTCATTCCCCAGTGGCGTGACGTAGTGCGTTCCAGGTGGAAAGGCAAAACGGTGGATGTCATTTCCCACGACCGTTGCGCCAGGGGCCACGACTTGGCGTAACACTGTAGCAAGATCGGCGTAGGGCGCCGGCGTGAACGTGCGGGTCCAGCGGTGGAAGCGCCACACGGCGCGCGCGCCTGAACCCAGCGCCGCAGTTACCAAACTGACCACGAGTAAACCCACGGCAAGCCCACGGAGAACACGCGGGACGGCCCTCCGCCGTTGATCCACGGCCCACCGTAGTGCATCCACCACGAAAACGCCGATGCAAAGCGCAAACCATACGGTCACGAACGGTAGCACTGCCGGCACTTTGTGACTGTCAAACAGTGCCAAACCAACCAGGCTGGTGATAGTCACAATCAACAATCCGGTTCGTGGAATGCGCCAGTCCGGGTGCGATGGAGCACCCAAAGCCTGAAGCCAGTGGGTAATGGGCCGGGTGTCTTTCTCGATTTCCTGTACGATGAGCGAGAGCCGCCGGAGCAATCCGCCACGCTCGAACATCCAACTTTCAAGCGTGCCGACTTTCGGCAGCTTGACTTCCCCGCTCGCGTATAGCTCTTGCAGTTCAGCCGGGGCCGGCATACCGCCAAAGCGCTTGCGCAGCTCGCGCACAAACTGCCAGTGCAACACCATATGGGAAATGGTTCGGATCGTACGCACGGACAGATACACCAGCGATGCCAGGGCCAGACACTGAAAAAGCCGGGCGCTCAGGCTATCCGGCGTTGGAATGAGCAGTAGTCCACCTGACCAAGCCGCATAACGCTGGGCTTCAGCCGCCAGGTTGTCCCACATACCAACGCTCGACCGATTGTAGATCACGGCCGCTATTTGCGCGGATTGCTGACTGTAGGCTGACCAGTGCGAGGCCACCCACCCACCATAAGGCACCAGCCAGAGGCTGACACCAAGCAGATAAATGCGCCAGGAGAGGCTGCCGAGCAAGTCTCCGCGCTGGACGAGCGTCCACGCCAGCATGCACAGAAACATGAGCAGTCCGATGTGGTCAAACCACCCCGCAGCGAGCGACATCCAGCCGCTCGTGAGCGCCCAGAGCCACTTGTGCCCCAAGCGGTCGGTCGCCTGCGCCCGCAGTAACAAATAGAAGCCCAAGAACGCACAGGCAACGGCCCCGGTTTCTGGGCGCAGTGTCCGCAGTGAGCCAAAGAAGTTGGGGTCGCCCATGAGACAGGCCACGCCAATGAGGCCTGCCGCCCGGCTGTGAAGCTTGCGGCCGATTAGATACGTCACAACCAAGGTCACGAGCGCCAGCAAAATGCCATAGACCCGGACTTGGGCGACTCCATCACCAAAAGCATTGAGGAAAGCCCACAGCGTCCAGTCAAGCGCTGGGCGCGTGAGTGCCAAACCATTCGTCAGCGCTTCATGAGCGAGCAAACCTTCCGTCGCGGTGGGCGCGGGAATGGTTCCAATTCGACGGGTCACAAAAAAGGTGAAGGCGGCCGTGAGTCCAGCCAGCAAAAAACCAGCCAGACCATCCGCTAGGCGGGATTCATCAGTCCAAGCCGGGATGGCATTGGACGACAGCCGCAAGGCATCGCGGCCTGCCGCGACTTTTGCTGAACCGTCCGTCATGAGGCGCTCAGTTAGTCGCGGCGGCAGACAAACCGTCCCTGCCGCCGCAAGCTATGAATGCTAGTTCAGTTCAGTTGCCTGAAAGTTTTCCAACGTCTGCTTGAGTTGGGACATGAACTGGTCAGCCACCGCGCCGTCAATGAGACGGTGGTCGAAAGTCAGCGAAAGGTAAGACATGTGACGGATGGCAATGGCATCGTCATCCGTCACGACCGGGCGCTTGACGATGGCGCCGACTCCCAGGATGGCCACTTGCGGCTGGTTGA
It contains:
- a CDS encoding ArnT family glycosyltransferase, whose protein sequence is MTDGSAKVAAGRDALRLSSNAIPAWTDESRLADGLAGFLLAGLTAAFTFFVTRRIGTIPAPTATEGLLAHEALTNGLALTRPALDWTLWAFLNAFGDGVAQVRVYGILLALVTLVVTYLIGRKLHSRAAGLIGVACLMGDPNFFGSLRTLRPETGAVACAFLGFYLLLRAQATDRLGHKWLWALTSGWMSLAAGWFDHIGLLMFLCMLAWTLVQRGDLLGSLSWRIYLLGVSLWLVPYGGWVASHWSAYSQQSAQIAAVIYNRSSVGMWDNLAAEAQRYAAWSGGLLLIPTPDSLSARLFQCLALASLVYLSVRTIRTISHMVLHWQFVRELRKRFGGMPAPAELQELYASGEVKLPKVGTLESWMFERGGLLRRLSLIVQEIEKDTRPITHWLQALGAPSHPDWRIPRTGLLIVTITSLVGLALFDSHKVPAVLPFVTVWFALCIGVFVVDALRWAVDQRRRAVPRVLRGLAVGLLVVSLVTAALGSGARAVWRFHRWTRTFTPAPYADLATVLRQVVAPGATVVGNDIHRFAFPPGTHYVTPLGNDNFLDWAAGGAEPVVLITDDTPESQVLRDVAETRRWPLIAELSGTLYGTVRVYRLTMAEGSASSPARYYFMGSTNGYARRGYYSEQQRQEAALVWLAEPTELERLTRELPASEMRPPEVQRDGNQLVLRIVTDVSNYTTRLRLPLPPLKPHVMYRLQTAVRVTQGGAVVGVRDRTGLWLNEPVALGESQTYVPIDILFVTNERGDAELAIGNRRNQPAASAMYLGRVEVRQIGASP